The nucleotide sequence AGCCGAAAAGCGCCTCGGCGGATGCGAGAGGAGCGGGCGACGAAGAGGCTTTAGGCGAAGGCGCGGCTTCAGGAGAAATGCCGACGATGGAAGCCGCATCGGCGCGGGTGCAACTCGTGACGGAGACGCCGACGGCTGACGCAGCGACGATCGCCGCCGAGCCGATGCAGCCGACGGCGACGGAGTCGACGACGGCACGGCCGATGGCGGAAGATGCGGCATCGGCTGCACAGGAGATGCCGACTGTCGCGATTCCGCCAGTCGGAGAGCCGTCTGCCGAAGAAGCAGCTTCTGCCCCTGCCAAAGCCGCTGCACTCCCCGGCGCGAGCGCGATCATGAAAGGCATATCCGTCGAGCAGAATCTCCATGCGATGCTGGAATGCGGCGATTTCGCCAGTGCCTCGGCGTACCTTCATGCTGCGGCGCACTTCGCGCCGGATTTGTGGAAGCAGCTGAATCAGGAGCTTGCCTACGCGCTCTTTGCACCGCTGCAAAAAGTCCGTTACTCCTCCGATGTTCTCACGGACGTCTATTTCACGCAGAGCATGGGCGAACCGCATGAAGGATTGGCCGTCTCTGCCATGCTCTGGAACTTCTATCTCGATCATACGTCTTATGACTATGGGATGCAGAGCCTCCTCGGCACGGCGAAGAGCTTCGACTTGCTCAAGGAAGCCGCAGGACTCAGTGACGCGCTCTACACCCTCATGCAATTCAAGACGGAAGCGCAGAGCGGCGCGGACAAGTATGCCGACTACCGGCTTAAGGACAAGAGCCGCATGGAAGGACATTTGAAGGATCTGCAGACGAAGGCGCGGGAATATGAGGGTAGGTTCGTTCACGGTCATATCACGGAAACTGGCAGCAACCGCCGCTTCATCGAGACGCAGAAACTGATCTTCGCTCCCGACGGCAATCTTGCCAACGCCTTGCATTCTGTTGCTGAAGGGGAAAGGGAGATGTTCGATCTCGTCCGCGACTATGTCGCAGAAGCATTTCTGCAAGATCCCGAGGAGGGTGCTCCTCCTTTTGAAATGCAGAACGTCAGCATGGACAAGATCAATCGTCTGATCGACGACTGCTGGCACAGGGCGGGCAGTCTCGTCCTCCTCCAAAGGCGCTCGGACAGGCTCATCGGCAACTATCGCAGTTCCTTGCAGAAGCGCCTCGAAAAGATTGCCGTCCTGCTGACGCAGTGGGTGAAGTGCTCGGATGCGCTCGGCATTGACGAGATGAACAGTAGCCTGCCCGCCTACCGCAAGATGCACGGGAGGCTCCTCGAACAGCTGGAAAAGGCGCAGGAGTCCATCCAAGAGACAGCTCTTCCCGCGTGGGAGCGGCAGGTTCTTTCCCATACGATCGGCGAGATCGTGCGTCGTCTGCGCGGCGACTACGAGGAGAAGGAGCAGCGCTTCTTCTACGCCGACTTCCTGCGGACGCCGTACGTGCTGCTCGACGAGGACTTTTTGCCGCGTGTCACGCAGCCTGTCGGCGACCTCGAAAATTTCTTCCCCCTGCGGCGCATCGAGCAGCATTTTGCAGCGGAAAAGCCCGCCTTCGCCGTGCGCCTGCAGGAGATTCTCGATGGGAGCGACGACCTCGGCTCGGCTCGGCTCATCGTCTCGTATCTCGATGCGACAGGAGAGCCGCCCGCGCCCGAGGTGCGTGCCATGATCGAACGCATGGAGCCGGACAGCATCATCGCCCATGCTCGGCGCGTGAAGAAGGAATTCATCGAGAGCTTGGAGCTTGCACAGAGCTACGGGCAGATCGAATCGGCCATCGAGGACAAGAAGGAAAAGATCCTTGAGACGGTGGAAGTCTGGTTCGTGCGTTGTCAGGAAAACCTCGACTACGGCTTTTTTGCCGCCATCGTCGAGGCGTTCAAGAAGAAGATCGACGACGATGCAGAGCATCGCGGCAAGGCTCTTCGAACCGAGTTGGACAAGCTGCAGACGGCTCTGCCGCCCGCAGCTGACGAGGAGGAGAGCGAGCGCCGTGAGGCGAAGATCGAGAAGATCCGCCGCATGATCGACATCAAGAACTACACCGTAACTGAAGATATGCTGCACCGCTTCGGCGAGGATGCGGACGACTCGCCGCTCGAATCCCTGCAGACCGACGAACTGCGGGACTTCCTGCGTTTCTATGACAGCAGCTACAACAAGGTGTACGGGTCGAGCCGTACGCTGTCCTCTGTCGTGCACCTGCGCGGACGCAACAAGGAGACGCGCGGCGGCGAAGCGCTTCTCAACGCATGGCCGAAATCGGGCAGAGGCGCGAATCAGAGCGCCATGATCAAGGAGCTTCTGCGCGGCCTCGGCTTCTCCGTTGCCTCCGTAAAGGCGCTTTCGCCCATCGGCAAGACGGAAAACTACGAGGTGCTCCTCGAAGAAGCCGCAGGGGGGCGGCGCAACTACGCGCATCCCTTCGCTGCCTTCGGATCGAGGGCGACACAGACGCCGTTCCGCGTCATCTGCCTCTACGGCAAGTTCGACGCCGACGCATTGATCGACCGCTTCAAGGAGATCGGCACGGCAAAGCCCACGCTCGTCTTCCTCGACTATGCGCTGCAGAAGGATCAGCGCAACCGTCTGGCGCGCAAGACGAAGCTTGAGATCCCCGAATGCTGCTTCGCCGTCATCGACCGCGTGGTGATCGGCTATCTCGCGGAACACTATGCGGAGACGAAGATCAACCGCATGACGCTCTCCATCACGATGCCGTACGCCTTCTACCAGCCCTATATCCCGAATGCGGCGAATGCGATGCCGCCCGAGATGTTCATGGGGCGCAAGGAAGCGCTCGACAAGATCGTCAACCCGCAGGGCGAGAACATCGTCTACGGCGGCCGGCAGCTCGGAAAGTCAGCGCTCCTGCGCATGGCGGAGTACACGGTCAACCGCATGGGTGACGGCAGCCGCGCCCTGATGGTCGACGTCAAGAGCTGCAATGTCGAGGAGGCGGCGCTGCGCATATCGCGCGAGTTCGCCGACAGCAAGATCCTCGCGGCGGATTTTGAGACGCGCGATTGGACGGAACTGGCGCGCGCCATCCGCCTGCGCCTCAATGAAACGAGCGAGCGGATTCCCTACCTGCTGCTGCTCATCGACGAGGCCGACGCCTTCATCGAGAGCTGCAAGGCGGTCGATTACCGCCCCTTCGAAGAGCTCAAGAACATTCAGACCATCGGACAGGAGCGCTTCAAGTTCGTCATCGCCGGCCTGCGGAATGTCGTGCGCTTCGACAAGGAGGCGCTGAGCAAGAACAGCGTCCTCGCGCATCTGAAGTCGTACACCGTGCGCCCGTTCAGCGCCACGGAGGCGAGAGAGCTTCTCGAAGTCCCGCTCGCGTGCCTCGGCCTGCGCTTCTCCGAAGAGAAGCAGGCGCTCGTCTCGACGATCCTCGCGACGACAAATTACTTCCCGGGACTCATCCAGCTTTACTGCTACAAGCTGCTCGAAGCCATGAAGAAGGACTATGCGGGATATGAGGAGGCGAACACGCCGCCCTACGAGATCAACGAGAAACACATCAAGAAGGTTTTGGCGGAAGCCGATTTCATGCAGGACATCTACAACAAGTTCGACATCACCCTGCGCGTCGACGAGGACTGCTATTATCACATCCTCGCCATCCTCATGGCGGATCTCTACCACGACGGGGAGAATTCCGAGGGCTGCCTGCCCAAGGATCTTCTTAAACGCGGGAAGGACTACGGCATCAAGAAGATGGAAGTGCTTTCGCTTGAGAACGTGCACGCCCTGATGGAAGAGCTGCGCGAACTGAACATCTTCCGTCTGACGGCGGGCGGACGCTACCTCTTCGCACGCTACAACTTCTTCCAGCTCATGGGCAGCAAGGAGCATTTGGAGAACGAACTTCTCACCTATATGGAGGATTGACATGGAAAGGATCTGGTGGGGCAGCGTCCCCAATGCCACCCGCTACGTGCAGGAGATCGTCGACGCGGTTCGCGAGGAAAAGAGCATGGTTCTCGTGCTGGGGAAAGATGTCCCGTGGCGCGAATTTCTTCCCGTGCTCGTCGAAGAGCGCATCGCCTTCCTGCCCGACCGCTCGCTGAAGCGTCTCGCCTGCCCCGCCGAAGAGCCGGGCGCCTACCTTCTTGAGCATTACTGCATGGAAGAAAAGCGCCTCGCCTACCGCGCAGGCAAATCCCATGCGCAGTTCCTCGCCGAGGCGGAAGGGCTCGTGCTGCACAAGGCGATCGTGTGGATCGATATTCAGGATGCGGCCAAGGCGCGTGCGTGGACAGAATTCATCCACGCCTATTACGGCTTTGCGAAAAAGGGGGCGGCGACGCCCTCGTTCCTCCTCGCCTTCTCCGAGGACTTCGGCGTAGGACGCGGCTGCAAGGGCATCGTATATCACGCCTTTTCCGATGAGGTCAACGAATTCGACCGCTTCGCCTTCGCTACGCTGGCGGCGGCAGGCAGCGTCGGGCAGCGGCGCCTCAAGCCCTACCTCGCTACGCTCGCCGCCACCGTCTGCGCCGAGGATATGGAACTGTGCGCCGCCTGCAGCCGGCGCGGCATGGATTTCCTGCGCCACCCGCGCGAGACGCTCGAACGGATCGCCGAGGAAGAAGTGCGAAGCGACGGCAGTCCCTTCGCGCTCGACGCGCTCTATGAAGATCTGACGCGTCGGATCTGGAAGGCGCAGGTCAAGACCGTGTTCCCCGCCATCGAAGATCGGCGTCAAGCCTACATCGAAAAATGCCGCGACGCGCTTCGCACCATGAACCTCGTGCCCGAAGAGGTCGAAATCGGCGTACTCTCGCACAAGGCGGCAGTCGGGGAAATCAAGCTCCCGTCCGCGGATGTAGAAGAGCTCCTCCTGCTCAAGGAAGCGAGGAATCATCTCGCACATATCCGGGAAGTTCCCTTTGGCGTTGTGGAGAGGCTTGTATGATGGAATCACTGATAAATTCAGCCACCCATCTTCGCACATCTGCACTGTCCTCTCGTCGTCGCCAAATCCTCGACGTAGCACCGCTACGCCTGCGGTTTGTCTCCTTGCTGAGCCGTCCAAGAGCCAAGTCCGAAGGACGCAGGCGATTGGGCAACGGCTCGTATGCGAAAACGTCCCAAGAATGCAAGCGCGAAGCGCGTCGCATGATTGGCTGACGTTGACCGCTATAGATACAGCGCATCTGTGCAAATCTGGGCGACCTCATTTTATCAGCGCTTCCTTATAATTGTTTCAGTGACTGGCGAACCGTCGGTTCTCCTCCGTGTGAGGAGGTGATGTGCGTGACGCTTTATGAAAAGCTGTCGATCCTCATTGCAGCGCTTGCGCTGGCAGTGGACATCACTTTTCATCTGCTTGCTCTGTAAGTAGAAAAAAGAACCGCTGCGCGGTTGCGGCGGTTCTTCTTTCAAGACAAAAATCTTAACAGGAGAGACCGACGCACCCAAAACGCCAGTCACTCTTTCTTTTGTCATTATAGATTTTTCGTGCATGGATGTCAAGCGCGCCAGCGAAAGGCGCGCTCGGCATCCATTTTCTTTCAGCGAATCTTTCCGATTTGGTTCAGCAGCTGCCAACCTCGTCGAGCGCCTTGACCGCGCCCGTCTTCGTGAGGCTTACGGCTCTTCCTTCGCCGAGTCCTGTGAAGATGACGAGGCAGGCGTCGGACTTCGCATGCTCCTTGATGTAGGCGTCGTCGAAGGTCATGAGGCGGTCTCCCTTCTTGACCTTCTGGCCGCCTTCGACGAAGACCTCGAAGCCCTGCCCGCCGAGCGCGACGGTGTCGACGCCGATGTGCAGCAGATACTCCGTGCCGTCGGCGGTCTTCATGCCGATCGCGTGCTTCGTGTCGAAGACGAAGACGACTTCGCCGTCCTCGGGCGCGTAGACCGTTTCTTCCGTCGGGTAGACGAAGTAGCCGTCGCCCATCATCTTGCCCGCGAATGCCTCGTCGGGCGCTTCCTCGATCGGATGCACCTCGCCTGCGACAGGAGTGAAGAGCGTATGCGCGCTAGTTTCACCGGCAGACGCTTCCTGCGCGCCCGACTCCTGCGCCGAGGCGTTTTCCTCAGACACGTTTGTCGCAGAGGATTTTTCTGTGTCCTTTTCCGTCGGCTCTGCAGCGTCCGTCGCTTCCGGCTCGACGTCGGGCGCTGTTTCGAGGTACGTTTCAAGATTCGACTTGATGACGGCGACCTGCGGGCCGTAGATGACCTGCACGCCCGTGCCCTTGACGATGACGCCGACGGCGCCCGTCGCCTTCAGGAGCTTCTCGTTGACGAGCGAGGAATCTGCGACCGAGCAGCGAAGGCGCGTCGCGCAGCAGTCGACGGAAGTGATGTTCCTCTTGCTGCCGAGTCCGCGCGCGATCGCCGCGCTCTTGGCATCGGCTGCTCCTGCGCCGGACGCTGCCCCCGCCGCGCCTTGCTGTGCCTGGTAGTCAGCCTTCGAGTAGAGCTTCGTCTCCTCGTCGTCGTCCTCGCGGCCCGGCGTCTTGAAGTCGAAGTGGCGGATCATCCACGAGAAGATGAAGTAGTAGAGGAAAAAGTAGACGACGCCGACCGGGATGATATACATCCAGCCCGTCTTCGCCTCGCCCTGCAGGATGCCGAAGATGAAGAGATCGAGGAGGCCGCCCGAGAACGTCAGACCGACGGCGATGTTGAGGATGTGCGCGATCATGTAGGCGGCGCCTGCGAGCGCGACCTGCACGGCGAAGAGCGCGGGTGCGACGAAGAGGAAGGAGAACTCAATCGGCTCGGTGATGCCCGTGAGCATCGAGGTCAGAGCCGCCGAGAGCAGAAGGCCGCCCGCGACCTTCTGCTTTTCGGGACGCGCACAGCGGTACATGGCAAGCGCCGCGCCCGGCAGGCCGAAGATCATGAAGATGAACTCGCCCGAGAAGTAGCGCGTCGCATCCGAGCTGAAATGCGTGACATCGGGCGAAGCGAGCTGGGCGAAGAAGATGTTCTGACCGCCTTGGACGAGCTGGCCGTCGATCATCATCGAGCCGCCGACGCCCGTCTGCCAGAACGGCAGATAGAAGACGTGGTGCAGGCCGAAGGGGATCAGAGCGCGCTTGATGATGCCGAAGATCAGCGTGCCGATGTAGCCCGTGCCCGTCACGAGGCCGCCGAGCGCGAAGATGCCCTGCTGTGCGAGCGGCCAGACAAAGTACATGGCGATGCCGACGAAGAGGAAGACGATCGTCGAGATGATGGGCACGAAGCGTGAGCCACCGAAGAACGACAGCGCGTTCGGCAGCACGATCTTGTGGTACTTGTTGTGCAGCCAAGCGACGCCAATGCCGACGATGATGCCGCCGAAGACACCCATCTGAAACGACAGGATGCCGCAGCTCGGCGCAATCGTGCCTTCGAGCACCGTGGGCGCGATCGTGCCGTCCGCGAGGATCTGCCCGCCGATCTTCAGCATGGCGTTGCACGCCGTGTGCATGACGAAGAAGGCAATCATGGCAGAAAGCGCCGCGACTTCCTTCTCCGCCTTCGCCATGCCGATGGCGACGCCGACGGCGAAGATGATCGGCAGGTTGCCGAAGATCGTGCTGCCCGCGCTCGCCATGATGGAGAGAAGCGCGTGAAGCGGCGTTCCTGCACCGAGAAGGGCGGTAAGGCCGTACGTCTCGATGGTCGTGGCGTTCGTGAACGACGCGCCGAGACCTAAGAGTATGCCGGCGATCGGCAGGATGGCGACGGGCAGCATGAAGCTGCGCCCGACACGCTGGAGTACGCCGAAAATTTCGTCTTTCATGACAACGAAAACCTCCTTTCTGGGGAATTGCTGGATTCATCCATACCTCCCCGACCGAAGAAATATTACGTTTCGATTATACCGCAGCAGAAGGAATCTTGTAAAGGCGCAGGGCGATAAATGAGAATATTGTCAACGATTTCTCTCTTTGTATAAATCCCGATAAATTCAATGGGAAAAGTGTTGACTTTTTGTCTTTTATTTACTATAATGAGAATCAATAAAAGTAACTGCCTATCAGATAAAGGAGATGACGATCATGCGTGAAGCAGGACATACCTTTTTGGCGAGAATGGGGAAGACGAAGCTGCGCCCGGGCGGCATCGACGCGACGAACTGGCTCTTGGAGAAGGCGAAGATTCAGCCGTCGTCCAAAGTTCTTGAAGTTGCGTGCAACATGGGGACGACGATGATCCTCGTCGCCGAGCGGTACGGCTGCGAAGTCGTCGGCATAGACCTCGATGAGGCGGCGCTCGAAAAAGCGCGTGAAAATATCAAGAAAAAGAAGCTCGAAGACAAGCTCTCCGTCGTCAGCGGCAGCGCTTTCGCGCTTCCCTTCGAGGATGCGAGCTTCGATGTCGTCATCAACGAGGCGATGCTCACGATGCTCATCGGTGCGGACAAGGGGCGCGCACTCAAGGAGTATTCGCGCGTCCTGAAGCCCGGCGGCGTCCTTCTGACGCACGACGTCGTCTTCCGCGAGGAAGACCCGAAGGTGCAGCACGAGCTTATGGCCGGGCTTTCCAAAGCGATCAACGTCCACGTCGAGCCGCTGACGCTTGCGGGATGGAAGGAAACGATCGAGAAGCATGCCTTCCGTACGGAGCAGAAGCACGGCGATATGACGCTCCTCGACCCGCCGGGCATCCTGCACGATGAGGGCGCGAAGGGCGCGCTGAAGATCATGACGAACGCCATGAAGAAGGAGAACCGCGACATGTTCACGACGATGTTCGACTTCTTCCACGACCACGCCGCCCAGCTCGGCTATGTGGCAAACTTCAGCACGCGGGTATAGTCGGCGCGCGATCATACAGCTAAAAAGCGGGGCTGCTGCACGTCCATTTCGTGCAGCAGCCCCGCTTTTCTATTTGCAGGACGCGCTGAATCAATAATTCTTCTTGAGCTGTTCAAAATACGCCTGCGGATGGGCGCAGACGGGACAGACCTGCGGCGCCTGCGGCGATTCGCAGACGTAGCCGCAGTTGCGGCACTGCCAGATGATCTTCTCATCCTTCTTGAAGACCTTCTCATCCTTGACGTTTGCGAGCAGCAGTCGATAGCGCTCCTCGTGCTCCTTCTCGATCTTTGCGACGGCCTCGAAGAGATTCGCGATCTTCGTGAAGCCCTCTTCCCTTGCGACCTTGGCAAACTCGGGATACATCGACGTCCATTCCTCGTGCTCGCCGTCAGCGGCCGCCTCAAGGTTCTCCGCTGTCGTGCCGATGCCCGCGACGAGCTTGAACCAGATCTTCGCATGCTCCTTCTCGTTGCCCGAAGTCTCCGTGAAAAGCGCCGAGATTTGCTCGAAGCCGTCCTTCTTCGCACGCGATGCATAGTAGCCATACTTCGTATAGGCCTGCGACTCACCGGCAAATGCCGCCCAAAGATTCTTTTCGGTCTGTGAACCCTTCAATTCCATGGCAATTCCTCCTCATAGAATAGTTCGTAGATATGGATTTTCCTGTATCATAACACTGACGGCAAATACCGTCAATCCCTATTTGTTTAATATGAATGATTCTCGTTTGCCTTATTTTGTTGCACAGGCTACCTTTGGACGCAGGCGCATGGAAAAGCTCCTGATTCATCCATAAAAAGAAGCCGCACCGAAAAATCTCTTCGATGCAGCTCCTTTTTTATCGTTCGGGTGCAGATCCCGCGTCAGTGGATCTCAATCTGCTTGCGCTGAGGCTCGCCCGCTGCTTTCGGCAGCTTCACCTGCAGCACGCCGTCCTTGAATTCCGCGTGGATGTTCGCTTCGTCGATGCCGTCGATGTAGAACGAGCGGCTGACCTCGCCCGTGTGGCGCTCGCGGCGGATGTAGTTGCCCGCCTCATCCTTCTCGTCCTTCGACTCGTCGCGCGAGGCGGCAACGGTCAGATAGCCGTTCTCATAGTGCAGAGCGACATCCTCCTTCTTCATGCCCGGCAGATCGGCGGTCAGCTCGTAATGATCGTCCATCTCCTTGACGTCCACCTTGAAGGCGGCAGCGCCCCAGTTCGCGGCGGGAAAGCCGTCGCGGAAGAAAGAGTCGCGCATCGCGTCGAAGAGTGCGAACGGATTCGCGCTGCTGCGCTCCGCGAGATCATGACGTCCGGCAAAAGGTACCAGTCCAAACATAGCAATCAACTCCTTGAAATTCATGCGGCGGCACGGCTCTCTGTGCCGTCGTTCATTGTTTTCATTACCGAAGGTATTCTTTGCTCACCTTCCGATTCTTATTATACGCATAAAAGTCAAAAAGTCAATAGGTCAAAAAGAAAAAGTTTTACCGTCGCTTATCCCTGCGAATACACGCTGATTTCCACGAGATTACCGTCGGGATCGCGCAGATAGATACTGTCGATGTGCCCTTTTGCGCCTGTGCGCTCGACGATGCCGAGTTCGATGGGTGCGCCCTTCGCCTCAAGCTCGCGCCGGATGTCGTCAATCGAGCCGTCAGCAATCAGACAGAGGTCAAGACTGCCACAGGTCGGATGCTTTGCGGCAGGCTGGAACTCGCCCTTTTGCACATGGATGTTGAACTTCGCATTGCCGAAATGTAGCGCATGGCGGCCGTCCCTTTCGCGATGCTCCATGCCGAGCACGCCTTCGTAGAAGGCAAGGCATTGTTCGAGATCCTGCGTCGTGATAACGATGTGGTCGATGTGCTTGATGTTCATTCGATCTTCTCCCTTCTGTCAGATGAATTACTTATATTTATTCTATCATAGAGTCTTATCGAAGGGAATATCTGTCGCTTTACATTTAGAAGAATGGCGAAGCCATGAAAATCCCTGTATTTTCTATCCTCCTTGATAATCCCGCAAGGTTCTCTCACAATCTAATGAATAAATGATATTTATGGAATTGTGTATAAAATGTATTTGCGCGAAAATTCCCGTTATAGTATGCTTAGAATGTAGGATGTAACACGGACATGCGGCTGCCGCAGGAAAGCGGGCAGCGCAGACGGGAGGTTTTCCAATGACCAAGGCAGAGTGGCAGGGATTCAACGGCGGACTTTGGCAGGAGGAGATCAATGTTCGCGACTTCGTGCAGAGGAACTACACGCCCTATGACGGCGCAGAAGATTTCCTCGCCGCGCCGACGGAGGCGACAAACCGCCTCTGGCAGAAGCTGCAGGAGCTGCAGCGTGCCGAGCGCCGGAAGGGCGGCGTGCTCGACATGGACACGGACATCGTCTCGGGACTGACCTCGCACGGCGCGGGATATATCGACGAATCGCTCAAAGATCTGGAACGAATCGTCGGCCTGCAGACGGACAAGCCGTTGAAGCGTGCCTTCATGCCCTACGGCGGCATCAAGATGGCGGAAGAGTCGTGCAGGAACTACGGCTACGAACCGAGCGAGCGTCTGCACGAAATCTTCACGAAGTACCACAAGACGCACAACCAGGCGGTCTTCGACGCCTACACGCCGGAGATTCGCCGCGCGCGCCACAGCCACATCATCACGGGGCTGCCCGACACCTATGGCCGCGGGCGCATCGTCGGCGACTACCGCCGCGTCGCGCTCTACGGCATCGACCGCCTCATCGAGGCGAAGAAGGCCGACCATGCGGAAATCGGTTCGGACGGCGTCATGTCCGACGACGTCATCCGCCTGCGCGAGGAAGTGGCCGAGCAGATCCGTGCGCTCGGCGGCATGAAGGAGATGGCGGCGATCTACGGCTTCGACATCTCGCGTCCAGCTCGGACGGCGCAGGAGGCCGTGCAGTGGCTCTACTTCGGCTACCTCGCCGCCATCAAGACGCAGAACGGCGCGGCGATGAGCGTCGGGCGCATCTCGACCTTCCTCGACATCTACATCGAGCGCGACATGAAGGAAGGCAGGCTCACGGAAGCTGAAGCGCAGGAGCTGATCGATCACCTCGTCATGAAGTTCCGCATGGTGAAGTTCGCGCGCATCACGAGCTACAACGAGCTGTTCTCGGGCGATCCCGTTTGGGCGACCCTCGAAGTCGCGGGCATCGGCATGGACGGGCGCTCCATGGTCACGAAGAACGATTTCCGCTTCCTGCACACGCTTGAAAACATGGGTCCTGCGCCCGAGCCGAACCTCACGGTGCTCTACTCCGAGGCTCTGCCTGAATCGTTCAAGCGCTATGCGGCGAAGATCTCCATCGACACGAGTTCCATCCAGTACGAGAACGACGATGTGATGAAGCCTGCGTGGGGTGACGACTATTCGATCTGCTGCTGCGTCTCCGCCACGCAGACGGGCAAGGAAATGCAGTTCTTCGGCGCGCGCGCCAACCTCGCGAAGTGCCTGCTCTACGCCATCAACGGCGGCATCGACGAGAAGACGGGCGAGCAGATAGCGCCGGCTTTCGCGCCCGTGCGCGCGGACGTGCTTGACTATGACGATGTGCTGGCGAAGTTCAGCCGCATGATGGAATGGCTCGCCTCCGTCTATGTGAACGCGCTGAACCTCATCCAGTACATGCACGACAAATATTATTACGAAGCGGCGGAAATGGCGCTCATCGACACCGACGTGCGCCGCACCTTCGCGACGGGCATCGCGGGCTTCTCGCACGTCGTCGATTCGCTCGCCGCCATCAAGTATGCGCGCGTGCGTCCCGTCTACAGCGAACGCGGCTACGTCGTCGACTACGAGGTCGAGGGCGACTTCCCGCGCTACGGCAACGACGACGACCGCGCCGACGACATCGCGCGCTGGCTCCTCAAAACCTTCATCGAGAAGGTTCGTGCCCGCCACACCTACCGCAACTCCGAGCCGACGACCTCGATCCTCACGATCACCTCGAACGTCGTCTACGGCAAGTATACGGGCGCCATGCCCGACGGAAGGAAGGCATGGACACCGCTCGCGCCCGGCGCAAATCCGAGCTACGGTGCGGAAAAGTCGGGGCTGCTCGCCTCCTTGAACTCCGTCACGAAGCTGCCCTACGAGTGGGCGCTCGACGGCATCTCCAACACGCAGAGCATGACGCCCGAATCGCTCGGACACACGGAAGAGGAGCGCATCGATCAGCTCGTGCGCGTGCTCGACGGCTACTTCACGCAGGGAGCGCACCACCTCAACGTCAACGTCTTCGACCGCGCGAAATTGCTCGACGCCGTCGACCACCCCGAGAAGGAAGAATATCAGAACTTCACGATCCGCGTCTCGGGCTACGCCGTGAAGTTCATCAGCCTCACGCGCGAGCAGCAGCTGGACGTCATCGCACGCACCTTCCATGAGGCCATGTGACGGCGTGCCGCTCGGCCGCATCCGCTCCGTCGAGAGCTTTGGCTCGGTCGACGGCCCCGGCCTTCGCTACATCGTCTTTCTCGCGGGCTGCCGCCTGCGCTGCCTCTACTGCCACAACCCCGAGACATGGGGCGCTGCGGGGGCGGAGGAGAAGAGCGCCGAAGCCGTGCTCGCCGCCGCGCTGCGCTTTCGCCCTTATTGGAAGGGCGGCGGCGGCATCACCGTCTCGGGCGGCGAACCGCTCGTGCAGGCGGACTTCGTCGCGGGGCTTTTCCGCCTCGCAAAAGAGGCGGGCGTCTCCACCTGCCTTGACACGGCGGGCGAACCCTTCTCACGCACGGACGACGCCGTCCTTCGCGCCATCGCCGCAAGCGACCTCGTGCTTCTCGACATCAAGCACATCGATCCCGAGAAGCACGAAGCGCTCACGGGCAGGCGAAACGAGAATATCCTAGACTTCGCACGCTATCTGGCCAAAGAAAAGAAGCCCGTATGGCTGCGCCACGTCCTCGTGCCCGGCCTTAC is from Selenomonas sputigena ATCC 35185 and encodes:
- the pflB gene encoding formate C-acetyltransferase, which translates into the protein MTKAEWQGFNGGLWQEEINVRDFVQRNYTPYDGAEDFLAAPTEATNRLWQKLQELQRAERRKGGVLDMDTDIVSGLTSHGAGYIDESLKDLERIVGLQTDKPLKRAFMPYGGIKMAEESCRNYGYEPSERLHEIFTKYHKTHNQAVFDAYTPEIRRARHSHIITGLPDTYGRGRIVGDYRRVALYGIDRLIEAKKADHAEIGSDGVMSDDVIRLREEVAEQIRALGGMKEMAAIYGFDISRPARTAQEAVQWLYFGYLAAIKTQNGAAMSVGRISTFLDIYIERDMKEGRLTEAEAQELIDHLVMKFRMVKFARITSYNELFSGDPVWATLEVAGIGMDGRSMVTKNDFRFLHTLENMGPAPEPNLTVLYSEALPESFKRYAAKISIDTSSIQYENDDVMKPAWGDDYSICCCVSATQTGKEMQFFGARANLAKCLLYAINGGIDEKTGEQIAPAFAPVRADVLDYDDVLAKFSRMMEWLASVYVNALNLIQYMHDKYYYEAAEMALIDTDVRRTFATGIAGFSHVVDSLAAIKYARVRPVYSERGYVVDYEVEGDFPRYGNDDDRADDIARWLLKTFIEKVRARHTYRNSEPTTSILTITSNVVYGKYTGAMPDGRKAWTPLAPGANPSYGAEKSGLLASLNSVTKLPYEWALDGISNTQSMTPESLGHTEEERIDQLVRVLDGYFTQGAHHLNVNVFDRAKLLDAVDHPEKEEYQNFTIRVSGYAVKFISLTREQQLDVIARTFHEAM
- the pflA gene encoding pyruvate formate-lyase-activating protein, which gives rise to MRPCDGVPLGRIRSVESFGSVDGPGLRYIVFLAGCRLRCLYCHNPETWGAAGAEEKSAEAVLAAALRFRPYWKGGGGITVSGGEPLVQADFVAGLFRLAKEAGVSTCLDTAGEPFSRTDDAVLRAIAASDLVLLDIKHIDPEKHEALTGRRNENILDFARYLAKEKKPVWLRHVLVPGLTDDALSLNRLARFARSLGNIERFEVLPYHAMARAKYEKLHIPYPLPETREPRTDDIRRAEEILGVADYQGWRKK